One Gadus chalcogrammus isolate NIFS_2021 chromosome 7, NIFS_Gcha_1.0, whole genome shotgun sequence genomic window, TTTCATGATCACACTCTTAAAaccattcctgtgtgtgtaaaACATGCATCTTTTGCATTGATTTGATTCGGTTCAGATGGATTGCTTATCAATCCACTGACCTGTAGGTTGACCTCTGACTTCATTTGAACACATAGAGGGTCCAGGACCCTCCGTCCCCACGTGGGGAACAAAACCTGGATTTTTGCAATATCTGAGATAGTGTAATCTGTCTGAGATGTGGGAAACCAATATTCAACTTTCTCTAAGGACCTTATAGTGCTGTGTGTCAATGCACCATGCAAATGATCCctctaaggtgtgtgtgtaagtgtgtgcgtgcgtgcgtgcgtgcatgcgtgtgtgtgtgttggtataggTTATGTTCTCCAGAGTCAAACATTGACAGCCCTGCAGCCGTTCGCTTGCGGCGTTAATCAAAACACGGAGCttctctgtgttttcttttccgtTACCTTCCGAGCTTGAGTCTCGGTTGAGCGGCGGGTATGTGATTGCTAGTCTGAGAGTCAGGCCTACGTGGTTTGACTCTGATGGACACCTATCATATACTCTTTAGATATACCTTATCTTGGTTGAATGTCTGCTAAACACTATGAGTAGGTGTTCAGAGACTGACTTCAAAGACACCAAATGTTCTGTGTTCAAATATGAAGCTCTTTAACTGAATGCTGCTGAATGGTGAATTTTATATTTATGAACAAGAACTGAGATACTGAGAGCTGTTTGTAGGACTCAGACGACCTTTGGGTCCCTGACATTTAAAAAGAACATTTAACTAAATCAGCAGCAGGAGTCATCGTTCTTACCCCTATCGTTAGCGAAACGCCAGAACAACCAGGCGTTTGAAACCAACTTATTCCCCATCGGGTGCAGGTTTCAGAAGGCGTCTTCTGGCTCTAAGCTCCATATCTTATTCTTCATCTTGAAGCTATTTAGAGAACGTCCTCAATTCCGCCATTCTGCTGCATGGAGCGGGTCGATGGCCCACGTGTCTGGTGCCCTGTAACCGGTCTCTCTCAAGCTGCATGGAGCGGGTCGATGGCCCACGTGTCTGGTGCCCTGTTACCGGTCTCTCTCAAGCTCTGGCCCATCTCCCTGGATCATCGAACCCCAACACCCGCAAACCCATGCCCGCTACGGCCCCACTAGATCCCGCCAAACCGGGAATTCAACTTCAGACCTGGCTCTGTCTTCTGCTAAACGAGTTAGTGGACGGTGCGGTCTGAGTGGTTGGTTCAGCGGCCGGTGAATTAATGAtgtcatgtattgtaatgtctCCCAGGGTCGGGTTTCACTGCATTCTCCCCGTCCCGCGACACCAGAGACCCCTTCATATCTTTATTGATCTCTCGTGTAATatcgctgctctgtaggcacacacacacacacagatacacacacacagacacaaacactcactcgcccacacacacacacacagacacagacacacacacacacagatacacacacacacacacacagacactcactcccacacacacacacacacacacacacacacacacacacacacacacacacacacacacacacacacacacacacacacacgcacacacacacacaatcccacacacagagacacacagagacacacacacacacacacacacacacacacacacacacacacacacacacacacacacacatggccagcCAGCGACACCAAGGACACAGAATTACGACAAAGTAGAGTAAGTCCATAAAGAAGGGTTTCCATAGAAACGCTGCGCTCTTGACTCCAgcgcctctgtgtttgtgtgaggaggCTCAGGATTCGATTATCAGGGTGAGCTCTCAGAGCGACGGCCAGGTCTGGGTCTTTATCTGCAGGCGGAAGCGGTTCCATCGCACTCCGCTGTTCCATCGCAAACCTGACGATAAACATGACAATTAACTGTCACTGTTAATCGTCATGTTTATCGTCAGGTTTGTAGCGCAGCCTCGGACGAGGTGCACACATCCTTGATTAAAGAATGGCGTCCTCGTGTGCATCTTTAATGGCCTCTCTCAGGCACGTGGATGTGTTGAGAGATAACACTGTGTCATGTAAGTTATTAATGCCggtttgggtgtttgtgtgtctgtgtgtacgtgtgtgtgcgtatgtgcgtgtgtgtgtgtgtgtgtgtctgtctgtctatccgtccgtgtgtattgtgtgtctaGATGCACAGGATAGTGTTGAGGCGAGGAGGTTTGACTTTGAGCAGAAAGGttccgggttcaatccccggcgtCCGCAGCCTAACCTGTAGGCCCCCTTGATGCCCCTTTGATGccccctgacccttgacccttaGCTTCTCCTGGACCAGAAGTGTCTGAGTTGCTGCTCTCTTTTTGGAGGACTTCCCAATGTCTGCTCTACCTCAGTAGTACTGCAGTGTTGGAGTACAATAGTACTGGGGTACTGCAGCACTACAGATCTATAGTACTCCAGTACTACAGATCtatagtactgcagtactataGATCTGTAGTACTGGAGTACTGGACTGCAGGACTATAGATCTGTAGTACTGGAGTACTGGACTGCAGGACTATAGATCTGTAGTACTGGAGTACTGGACTGCAGGACTATAGATCTGTAGTACTGGAGTACTGGACTGCAGGACTATAGACCTGTAGTACTGGAGTACTGGACTGCAGGACTATAGACCTGTAGTACTGGAGTACTGGACTGCAGGACTATAGATCTGTAGTACTGGAGTACTGGACTGCAGGACTATAGACCTGTAGTACTGGAGTACTGGACTGCAGGACTATAGATCTGTAGTACTGGAGTACTGGACTGCAGGACTATAGATCTGTAGTACTGGAGTACTGGACTGCAGGACTATAGACCTGTAGTACTGGAGTACTGGACTGCAGGACTATAGACCTGTAGTACTGGAGTACTGGACTGCAGGACTATAGATCTGTAGTACTGGAGTACTGGACTGCAGGACTATAGATCTGTAGTACTGGAGTACTGGACTGCAGGACTATAGACCTGTAGACCAGTAGACCTCCTGACCCCTAGACCTGTAGATCAGTCCACCAGGATACTGGACAACCCTCGGCCCTCACTGGGTTGTTCATTAGgttttcctctccctctggaATCCCAGTAATCCTCAGCGGTTACACCACGCGCGCCTCCAACACAACCGCCTTGTTTGTGCTCCTAGAGGGAATTACTCATAACCTTGTTGGTCCAAACTCAAGATTATCATTATCTTCTTCAGCAGAGGCTTATCTCCAAAGGTTTTCTTTGatacagggagggagggtaagAGTCCGGAACTCTCTTTGGCAGAGCCCGACGAAATGTATACGTGGAAACAGTTAAGAGCCGAAGTGGAGTTGATGCATTATCATTGAACGTTTCAAGAGAAGATATTCAATCATCCCACTCAAACTAATCTATTAAATATGGAAAGAATCATGGTTTGTCATACTTCAGTTcaattaattacattttatttgtatcgcCCTTTATCACAAGTCCAGTCTCAAAAGGCTTAGTGGGCTGTAtatttatgaccccccccccccccccccccacgttgACCCTGgcgagaaacagagaaagagaaactcCCTTAATTAGCGAGGAtgaaatcttgagaaggaacacagagtgggggatccctccttccagagTTATCCGGAGTGCAACGGGTGGCATGATTCACAtacttgtatgtatgtatatgtatatatatatatcatattttgaCCAGCCTATAGCCTTCCACTTCACCATCTACTCTTAAAGTATGGTGATATGGTGAATAGATCTGGTTGAATTTGACGTGGAAGTCACCTCAGGGTTGTGACTTTATTCCATTCTCTGTGTCACAAAGACAAACTCCTGTGTAGAATTTCATGTCATTTTGAAAATACAAACAACTATTTATCTGCTATCCGTGAAAGAGACGAGTGTGTCGCTCGACTCCTTACCACTGGGGTACtggtgggttagggttggggtactGGTTGACTACGGAGACCGGGCttcgaacccagaacccttGGGCGGGGAGAAACACCGCTAGCCCGTTGGCTCCACCCTGGACggacccgctcctcctcctcctcctcctcctcctcctcctcctcctcctcctcctcctcctcctcctcctgctccagcccTCCTACGTCACGCGGTCGCTCTAACGTTTCCTTCGGCCTCAGAGGAATATATTCTGCTCCGCTTAGAGGGCCCGATAATACGATTGGGGATCTGAATCTCATCTAATGTGATTATCACTCTCTATCACTATCATTACCTCTCAGAGCCCCATCCGTCCtgaccatgggggggggggggggtgcggggggtaATGGGGAAACTCATCTGGCAGCCGTGGTAAAACTCAATCTAGATGCGATCCATTCACATCAGACCTCTATAGAGGAAGTGAAAAGGTCAAGAAACACACTGAGCACACTCCGTTCAAACACATCGACATACGGTCCCAGACATGAGTCAcccggcatgtgtgtgtgtgtgtgtgtgtgtgtgtgtgtgtgtgtgtgtgtgtgtgtgtgtgtgtgtgtgtgtgtgtgtgtgtgtgtgtgtgtgtgtgtgtgtgtgtgtgatgttgaaATAGCTTAGAATGGCTAAACAACGTCACAGCTGGTGGTGAAATAGGGGTCCTTAAACACTCAAAGCTCATGACCATACATATCCAGATCTAGatctatatctatttatatatccaCTTGATATGTTGCTGCTGTTCGAATTAACTACTTTGTTATCATTCTTTTTAATCTTTATAATTTTtatgcatttacatttaagacatttagcagaagctttcatCCAacgtgacttacaataagtacatttgtcataagaagtggaacaatatatcactgttggtattgtaaagatgttcatagaatcaagtgccagtactaacaatcactaggttaacccattccccgtatacagcaGTGATAGCTAGCTAATGCACATTccacacaattaagtactataaataaatacaacatacagtaagtgcgtacattaagtgtgtacattgagtgccaggacgtacaacatacaatagtgGGAGGGGGGTACTggatggctatgcagagtctaggtgaactctgaacaggtgagttttgagtatGCATGTGTCTTATCAACAGACTCAGAATCTGGAGGGATACAAATAATCTACAAGGGTAATGTTTACAGGAACAACTAAAGTCAAGTTGTTGGAGTCATTCATTGATACACATGTACATTAAACATCATGTCCCACCAGGTCATTGGGTGAATGTTCACTCCGACAGCGACAGAGAACAATACAGATGGGCCCGAGAGGACATCTGTCTGAACTCCACCAGGAACCCAAGACCTTGATGTCTCTTACTTTGAAATCTCAGTACTGACCTGTCAAAGAGGAGTTTTAAGAGGAGATACTGAGGTATTAGAAGAGGAAATCCAGAGATGACCAGCTGCTCTGATGAAGAACAAGGACCTCAGGTGTTTGGAGCTCTCCTGTAGCGACGGTGCTTTGAAGGAAGTAGTGGAGGTTATTCTTTCCTCAGAACATCTGGACCTTGGGCTACACGTGGATACCCCGAGAGTACGGCCTGCTGTTACCGAGCAAGGACTGGTATGTAGCTGAGCTGAGTCGAACATGAAGCTGCAGACTCTGTGACCTTCTGAGAACCTGCCAACGGCCGCATGCACTTCCAGTGCGATCAGCAGAGAGACCCACTGCGCTGCTGGCTCCGACGCTTGGCAGTGCATTGGCGTTAACCCGTGGTAACCGTGGAAACCGTGGAGACCGTGGAGAGCAGTCGATCAGGTCCCGTCAGCGGCGACATCGCGGGCTCCTCGGCCCCTGATGAAGAAGCTCcgacgggggggggagacaccatGATCTCCAGCGTCCTCCGCTGGCTCGTGCTGGTGTCCTTCATCGGGCTGACGGTGGGCGGGAACCTGCTGGTGTGTCTGGCCGTGCTGCTGAGCCGACGGCTGCGCCGCCGCGCCAACTGCTTCGTGATCTCCCTGGCCGTCACCGACCTGCTACTGGGGCTGCTGGTGATGCCGCTGTCCGCCTCCCTGGAGCTGCGGGCGGGCGGATGGCCGCTGGGCGGGGCTCTGTGCAACCTCTACATCTCCGTGGACGTCATGCTGTGCACGGCGTCCATCCTCACGCTGCTGGCCGTCAGCGTGGACCGCTACCTGGCCATCTCGCTGCCGCTGGGCTACCACCGCCGCGTGACGCCCTGCCGCGTGGCGCTGGCCCTCGCCGCCATCTGGACCACGTCGCTGACCGTGTCCTTCTTGCCGATCCACCTGGGCTGGAACACGGTCGACTACAGCGTGCAGCACGCCGACTGgggcgtgggcaccgcccagcAGGGGGTGCGCTACTGCCACTACGAGTGGAACAACAAATACGTGCTGCTCAACGCCTTCGGCACCTTCTACCTGCCGCTGGTGCTCATGTGTGGCATGTACCTGCTCATCTTCAGGGTGGCCCGCGAGCAGGTGAGCCCTCGGGGGGGGCATCACATCCTCTTCCTTATGACGTCACATCCTCTTCCACTATgacctcatcctcttcctctgacATCACATCCTCTTCCCccacttcctccccctcccccaggtgcGCCGTATCCGAGCGGCCacgccctccttctccagcgcGGCCTCGGTGGCGGCGTCGCTGCGCGAGCACAAGGCCACGGTGACGCTGGCGTCGGTGCTGGGCGCCTTCGTCGTGTGCTGGTTCCCCTACTTCACCTTCTTCACCTGCATGGGGCTGCGGGCGGACATGACCCCGCCCACGGCGTTGCACTCCGTGGTGCTGTGGCTCGGCTACTTCAACTCCGTGCTCAACCCCATCCTCTACCCCGCGCTCAACCGCGACTTCCGCCGTGCCTACAGCCAGCTGCTGCGCTGCCGGCCGGACGGGCGCCGCTGccgaggggggccggggggctgctgccgggggggctgctgctgtggGTGGGCGTGGTGGCGACGCCCGTCCAAGCCCCGGCCGCCCGCCGCCCACCACCGCCGGGTGTCGCTGGGGAACGGgcacgccgccgccaccgccgccgacgACCGGACGGGCGTGGAGACGGGCGTCGCGGTCGTCAAGGAAACGGCGCCGGCGGGGAACGGAGGACTGGAGCCACAGGAGGCCCCCGCCCCCGAAGATTAGGACCGGGGGTCTGCCCCCtggggggtcagggttaggaccGGGGGTCTGCCCCCTGGGGGTGTCAGGGTTAGGACCGGGGGTCTGCCCACTGGGGGTGGCAGGGTTAGGACCGGGGGTCTGCCCTCTGGGGGGGTGTGTCTTCCTacaggggggggtcagggttaggaccAGGGGTCTTCCTACTGGGGTGCCAGGGTTAGGACAAAGGGTCTACACCCtgggggggtcagggttaggaccAGGGGTCTTCCTActggggggggtcagggtgagggagcAGACGTTCCTActgggggggtcagggtgagggagcAGACGTTCCTActgggggggtcagggtgagggagcAGACGTTCCACTGGGGGGGGGTCATCTCGTCCTTTTCAGACGGCTCTGTGATGTTCTGTGGACGTTGAGATGTTTGAATTACTCAAGACTTCCTGCAGGAGAATCCAGCCCAGATAAAACACAACCCAGAGGAATATGTTTTGCTATTCGAGTTCTGAGTCATTTGATGTCGTTTTGAAGATAATCTCTGACGTTGTCTTCTGGCATCACAAAAGACACGTTTCGGTGGGAGAGAAACTGTCAAACCGGATAAACTTTTACAGACAACTGTGCTCAGCTCTGACTATAATCCATATGGACAGCTGTGTGCCCAACCGCGTGTCCACGGCCTGCCAACGTCGGCACGCCATCacaccttttttttaaatgtccatTTGTACCTCCTACGAGCAGCGTTCATTTACCTAGACCAAGTGTTTCTCCTCAGCTATGGTTGTTGCCAACGTGTGTCCAACGAGACACCGGTGGTCCCTGCTGTAACTCCTGACCACAAAACTCCTTGGGATAACGTCATTCCTTTTGCAACATTAACTTTGAAGTCATAATTCaacctcacgtctgtcacttaTCTCACTGCCATGCGTTGTCGCTATCTAAATCCTCATGTCGCCGTGTTGTTTACATAGCAATCACGCGATAATCGCAGGACCAGCCTGCACACACCGGCTCATGGAGTTCGTTGTTGTGGCCATTTTCCACTAGACAGAGGCTGTGTTGACTCTGGCTTTATTGCTTGGCCTCTACGTCACACGCTCCACTTGTTGTTCTGACAGGAACGTCAAATGTCTTTCGGTTCCCTTCGGGAACGCTGTCAATAAAGTGGGCGGTTGATGAGCTATGctgtgatgagagagaggaacaatTGTAGCGTGAACTGTAGTCAGTGGATTACACAACAATCATGTACGTTTGTTACAACACAAGGTATTACGGGAGTGCCTTCCACCTCCCAACACTCGGTTTTCATCTGACCTCAGACCTCCCACATTTACGTTCCTTGTTCTCCTCAGAGAGGCGTCTGTGGGTTACCTCAGCTTACAGGAGCGGTGAACTAATGAGGGTTCAACAGGGTTCTGCAGCGGAGAGACTCAGGCCGGGCGGACGGCGAGTCAGGGCTGATCATTGCCCGGGTCTAATCCCAAGAGACGCCAGCCGTTAAACGTTTGCAGAAGCCTCCCTCTGTACACCACCTTCCTGGTGAATGAGTCGCCAGACGGCCGCGGCTGCTGGACAGACAACAGACGTGTGGGATAAGCTGCTGTTGGAAATCCTgttttgtataaaaaaacatgagCCACATCTGAAGACAGACACGTAATAAACAGCAGCCTCATCACAGGcatttctctctgtgtctttctctcctttcttaAATATTTGCTTTTTGCATTTTCCTTTTGCACTGAATTGTTATAAATAGCCCAACAatagaaaaagtgtgtgtgggtgttggcttgtgtaagcagcctcacctggcccaagGCAGACTgattagactagactagactaaaagggtgaggctgcacacctgttgcccATTTAGCAATCATGGTTAAACCCGCCATcaccgcacgcacacgcagggagatctcctgcatggcaccACATTACCCTGCTGCTGGGTATCGTTATACTCTGCAATGAACTGCTCCAACAGCACCCCCGTGCGGCCTGGTTTGGAGGAGTCCGTAAAAGCCCCCTAGGTTGAGGGTAGCATGTACATTGCTACAGTCTTAAGATAATACGTATATTTGAGTACCtagaaaagcgctttataaatcaaatatgattattattattattattattattattattattattattattattattattatcattattattattatataagaTGGATGAAGTATTCACAGATTGTaaagaaaaaaagcaaaatATGTTATTTCATGCGTGTGAAGTACTCGTTTACTGCCAGCAGGCGGCAGTAGCAGGTCGTTTTCGGTCTACCTGTCTTCGAATAAAGAAAAGCCTTCCGTGATTCTCCTTTACGCCTCGTGGTCTTCTTCCGGCTAATTTCCCCAGTGTTCGACCCTCCTCACAACAAATGCAAGCGTACGGCTACGCACCAAGCAATGATGAAAAAGTGTCTAGTggctcacacacattcatgtggTATTAAgaaatatggtgtgtgtgtgtgtgtgtgtgtgtgtgtgtgtgtgtgtgtgtgtgtgtgtgtgtgtgtgtgtgtgtgtgtgtgtgtgtgtgtgtgtgtgtgtgtgtgtgtgtgtgtgtgtgtgcgtgtgtgtgtgtgtgtatgcatgcatttgtATCTCCAATTCCTAGTCTTCTCCATCtcgtctgctcctcctcctccctggggggTCCCGGTCCACAGTAGACCAGGTCTCCCTGGGGGGTCCCGGTCCGGGTAGACCAGGTCTCCCTGGGGGGTCCCGGTCCACAGTAGACCAGGTCTCCCTGGGGGGTCGCGATCCGGGTAGACCAGGTCTCCCCGGAGGGGTCCCGGTCCACAGTAGACCAGGTCTCCCTGGGGGGTCCCGGTCCGGGTAGACCAGGTCTCCCTGGGGGGTCCCTCAGTCCTCAGCTCCTCGTGGTTCTTAGCCCccagctgctcctctccccctgcGTGACGGCGGCTCCCTGAAGTCTTGGAGCTCGGCCACCTGGCTGCGTGTGGCGTTTCTTTCGCGGCAGCGCATCTGCAAAAGTTACGTGATTGAATCTAAATGGAGTTCCTGTCGATAGATCCGGCAGATAGATATCCCATAATATCCCTTAATACCCGGCAGTAGCCTCCTGgaacagagacggacagagcaGCCAGGAGATGAATCTTCTCACTTTCTCTTCAGTAGAACTGGCGTTTTATGAAGTCTAACTGCGCTGCGGGATCGTCTATTGCTTGGAGAGGATGTTCgactcccagccgaaaggttcagggttcgaatcccaatgtcagcagtctacctgtagacgCCCTTGAGCAAAGTTTCCCGCTATATAAAACCTCCTTCAGGTTCATTAGCGGTCTGTGTCATCTAACCACCGCAATGTTAACTAACGTCTCTACAGTATGAAATCCACAAAAGGACTTTCCTGTTTTCCTCTTCCAGAACGTAAACAACCCTTTCTCTTCTGGAATCGGTGCGTCAGTAAGTACATTAAAAATAACGCAATACAAGTACTTTACAAAATGTCTTC contains:
- the hrh2b gene encoding histamine receptor H2b, whose product is MISSVLRWLVLVSFIGLTVGGNLLVCLAVLLSRRLRRRANCFVISLAVTDLLLGLLVMPLSASLELRAGGWPLGGALCNLYISVDVMLCTASILTLLAVSVDRYLAISLPLGYHRRVTPCRVALALAAIWTTSLTVSFLPIHLGWNTVDYSVQHADWGVGTAQQGVRYCHYEWNNKYVLLNAFGTFYLPLVLMCGMYLLIFRVAREQVRRIRAATPSFSSAASVAASLREHKATVTLASVLGAFVVCWFPYFTFFTCMGLRADMTPPTALHSVVLWLGYFNSVLNPILYPALNRDFRRAYSQLLRCRPDGRRCRGGPGGCCRGGCCCGWAWWRRPSKPRPPAAHHRRVSLGNGHAAATAADDRTGVETGVAVVKETAPAGNGGLEPQEAPAPED